The following proteins are co-located in the Candidatus Paceibacterota bacterium genome:
- a CDS encoding glycosyltransferase — protein MKIFNKRVKTYKFDATRTFDFARFAGRAGDFWLIEGFLDFRGLLDIKGDKIVHLEFEEPNRFFTDNRDFRHEIYEDLLYKVFSICPYTVEWLNKRYENDKRAFSFIPFNENKIPKTFDKKYDIIYAGHIFTEYTPEIEKSVKEIARFNYRLVAPADYPLTTDPNADYDQKIKLVSESKITLVHNLLFLRDQEIRCVRGTRGWKENKAYAGIPRWSIRGMFKKQTAMVPQIKSRTFDAAFGKSLILCRKDEFNIIEKFFTPGKEFVYYEPDKLEETVREILANYDSYKPIIENAYRRAVKEYTTQVFFDRFLKNIQ, from the coding sequence ATGAAAATCTTCAACAAGCGCGTAAAGACGTATAAATTCGACGCCACGAGGACATTCGATTTCGCGCGCTTCGCCGGCAGGGCGGGAGATTTCTGGCTCATCGAAGGATTCTTGGATTTTCGCGGCCTTCTCGACATCAAAGGCGACAAGATCGTGCATCTCGAATTCGAAGAGCCGAATAGGTTCTTCACCGACAACCGCGACTTCAGGCACGAGATATACGAAGACCTCCTCTACAAAGTCTTCAGCATATGCCCGTACACCGTCGAATGGCTCAATAAAAGATACGAGAACGACAAGCGCGCCTTCTCTTTCATACCTTTTAACGAGAACAAGATACCGAAGACGTTCGACAAGAAATACGACATCATATACGCCGGGCACATCTTCACCGAATATACGCCCGAGATCGAGAAGAGCGTGAAAGAGATAGCGAGATTCAATTACCGCCTCGTTGCCCCTGCAGACTACCCTCTTACCACCGATCCGAACGCGGATTATGACCAGAAGATCAAGCTTGTATCCGAATCCAAGATCACGCTCGTCCACAACCTGCTCTTCCTCCGCGACCAAGAGATAAGATGCGTCCGCGGGACGCGCGGCTGGAAGGAAAACAAAGCCTATGCGGGCATACCGCGCTGGAGCATCAGGGGCATGTTCAAGAAGCAGACGGCGATGGTGCCCCAGATCAAATCCAGGACATTCGACGCGGCGTTCGGCAAATCCCTCATCCTCTGCCGCAAAGACGAATTCAATATCATAGAGAAGTTTTTCACCCCCGGAAAAGAATTCGTGTATTACGAACCGGACAAGCTCGAAGAAACGGTCCGGGAGATCCTCGCCAACTATGATTCATACAAGCCGATAATCGAGAACGCGTACCGGAGAGCGGTGAAAGAATATACGACCCAGGTCTTCTTCGATAGATTCCTTAAGAACATACAATAA